The segment CAGACCGCCGTACTGCTTGAGCTCTTCCTCGATGGTGTCGAGGTCGGAGACCGGGTCACGGTCGGCCTCCAGGGTCGCGGTGTCCAGGACGTGTACGAGCACCTCGCAGCGCTCGACGTGCCGCAGGAACTCCAGGCCCAGGCCCTTGCCCTGGCTCGCGCCGGGGATCAGACCGGGGACGTCCGCGATCGTGTAGACGGTCGAACCGGCCGTCACCACACCGAGGTTGGGCACCAGGGTGGTGAAGGGGTAGTCGGCGATCTTGGGCTTCGCGGCGGAGAGCACCGAGATCAGCGAGGACTTGCCGGCGCTCGGGTAGCCGACCAGCGCGACATCCGCGACGGTCTTGAGCTCCAGCACGATGTCGCGGGCCTCACCGGGCTCGCCGAGCAGCGCGAAACCGGGCGCCTTACGGCGGGCCGAGGCCAGCGCGGCATTGCCGAGGCCGCCGCGGCCGCCCTGGCCGGCGACGAAGGTGGTGCCCTGGCCGACGAGGTCGGCGAGCACATTGCCCTCGCGGTCCAGGACGACGGTGCCGTCGGGGACCGGCAGGACCAGGTCCTGGCCGTTCTTGCCGGAGCGGTTGTCGCCCGCGCCCGGCTGGCCGTTGGTGGCCTTGCGGTGCGGGTGGTGGTGGTATTCGAGAAGTGTGGTGACGTCCTGGTCGACCACCAGGGTCACATCGCCGCCACGGCCGCCGTTGCCGCCGTCCGGGCCGCCCAGCGGCTTGAACTTCTCCCGCATCACGGAGGCCACGCCGTGGCCTCCGTTACCCGCGGCGACGTGCAGCTCGACGCGGTCCACGAAGGTGGTCATGGTGGGGGTGCCTCCAGGTAACTACGGGTATGTCGCTTTACTTGCGCGCATGTCTCTGTACTAACACGCAAGGGCGGACCGGCCTTCCCGCTGTCGCGGGAGAAGGCGGTCCGCCCCTGAGTGGTGCTGATGCTGAGCTATCGCTCGGTCAGGCCGTGATTACTCGGCGACCGGAACGATGTTCACGACCTTGCGGCCACGGTGGGTGCCGAACTGCACCGCGCCGGACGCAAGGGCGAACAGGGTGTCGTCGCCGCCACGGCCGACGCCCGTGCCGGGGTGGAAGTGGGTGCCACGCTGGCGGACCAGGATCTCACCGGCGAGGACGGCCTGACCGCCGAAGCGCTTCACGCCGAGCCGCTGAGCATTGGAATCGCGACCGTTCCGAGTGGACGATGCGCCCTTCTTATGTGCCATGTCTCCTCAGTCCCTTACTTCGCCGGAGCGTCGATGCCGGTGATCTTCAGCGCCGTGTGGAGCTGGCGGTGGCCGATCCGCTTCTTGTAACCGGTCTTGTTCTTGTACTTCTGGATCCGGATCTTGTCGCCCTTGTGGTGGTCGACGACCTCGCCCTGGACCTTCACGCCGGCCAGGACCCACGGGTCGCTGGTGACAGCGTCACCGTCGACGACCAGCAGCGTGGAGAGCTCGACGGTGTCGCCGACCTTGCTGGTGGAGATGCGGTCAATCTCGATGACGTCGCCAACAGCAACCTTCTGCTGGCGTCCGCCGGTGCGCACGATCGCGTACACGCGGAACTCTCTTTCGCTAGGAACGGATCCTCTGATGCCAGCCGCTCACACGGGCTCGGGATAGGGCCCGTGGAATCCGAATGGACGAGCGGCCTCCCTCGGCGGACCGAGAGGTGTTTGCTCAGGGGTTTGGTGTCACAGACACCGACGGTCAAGGTTACGGGGCCTTGACCAGGGGGTCAAACCGGCCCCGGACCGCCTGCGGTCCGGGGCACGGCCGACTGCTCAGTCCTCCGCGGAAGCCGACACCGACGGCACCGAGGGCTGCTCGGCGGCAGCGGTCTTCTTGGCCGCCGCCTTCTTCGTCGTCGTCTTCTTCGCGGTGGTCTTCTTCGCCGTGGCCTTCTTGGCGGTGGTGGTCTTCTTCGCCGCCGTCTTCTTGGCCGTGGTCTTCTTCGCGGTGGTCTTCTTGGCCGCCGCCTTCTTCGTCGTCGCCTTCTTCGCGGTCTTCTTGGCCGCGGGCTCCGCCTCGGCGCCCTCGGCGGGCTCCGCGGGCTCGGCCGGCGCCGGCTCGGTGACCGGCTCAGCCGCCGGGGCGGCGATCACGACGGTGGCCGTGGAGTCGTCGGACACCTGCGGGGCGGCCACCTTACGGGTCACCCGGCGGCGCGGACGGGCCGGCGCGGGCTCCGCGACCGGTGCCTCCGCGGCCAGCGCCTCGGCGACCGGCTCCGGAGCGGGCTCCGGCTCGGGCGCCGCCACCGGCTCGGCCGGCACGACGATCTCGGCGGGCTCCGTGGCCTTCGGGGCGCCCGCCGGAGCAGATGCCTTCCGGCTCGCCCGGCGGCGGCCACGGCCACGCGAGGCGGCCGCCTCGGCCTCGGCCGGGCTGCTGAACCACTCGTCGGCCTCGGCCACCGCGGGCTGAAGCTCGGCCTCCGTCACGGCGACGGGCTCCAGCTCCGGCGTGGCACCGTCCGGGGTCGGCGCGACCTCTGCCTCGTGGACGTGCGGCTCGGCCTTCTCGGCCTTGCCCTTCTTCTTGCGCTTGCCACCGCCGCCGGCCGTCGTCGGCTGGTCCATGTGGACGATGACGCCACGGCCGTTGCAGTGCACACACGACTCGGAGAAGGACTCCAGCAGGCCCTGGCCGACCCGCTTACGGGTCATCTGGACCAGGCCGAGCGAGGTGACCTCGGCTACCTGGTGCTTGGTCCGGTCCCGGCCCAGGCACTCCAGCAGGCGCCGCAGCACCAGGTCCCGGTTGGACTCCAGCACCATGTCGATGAAGTCGATCACGATGATGCCGCCGAGGTCGCGCAGCCGCAGCTGGCGCACGATCTCCTCGGCCGCCTCCAGGTTGTTCCTGGTGACCGTCTCCTCGAGGTTGCCGCCCTGGCCGGTGAACTTCCCGGTGTTGACGTCGACCACGATCATGGCCTCGGTCCGGTCGATCACCAGCGAACCACCGCTGGGCAGCCAGACCTTGCGGTCCAGCGCCTTCATCAGCTGCTCGTCGATGCGGTACGTCGCGAAGACATCGACGTCCGAGGTCCACTTCTGGAGCCGGTCGACGAGGTCCGGGGCGACATGCGCGACATAGCCGTGGATGGTCTCCCAGGCGTCGTCACCGCTGACGATGACCTTGGAGAAGTCCTCGTTGAAGATGTCGCGGACGACCCGGACGGTCATGTCCGGCTCGCCGTAGAGCAGGGTCGGCGCGCTGGAGCTGTTGCTCTTGGCCTTCTTCTGGATCTCTTCCCACTGGGCCTGGAGCCGCTGGACGTCGCGTGCCAGCTCCTCCTCGCTCGCCCCCTCGGCTGCGGTACGCACGATGACGCCCGCGTCCTCGGGGACGATCTTCTTGAGGATCTGCTTCAGCCGCGCCCGCTCGGTGTCGGGCAGCTTGCGGCTGATGCCGGTCATCGAGCCCTCGGGCACGTAGACCAGGTAGCGGCCGGGGAGCGAGACCTGGCTGGTGAGCCGGGCGCCCTTGTGGCCGATCGGGTCCTTGGTGACCTGCACCAGCACGGACTGGCCCGACTTCAGCGCGGTCTCGATCCGGCGCGGGCCGTTGGCCATGCCCAGCGCCTCGAAGTTGACCTCACCGGCGTAGAGCACGGCGTTGCGGCCCTTGCCGATGTCGACGAACGCGGCCTCCATCGACGGCAGGACGTTCTGCACCTTGCCGAGGTAGACATTGCCGACGTACGAGGTCGCCTGCTCCTTGTTGACGAAGTGCTCCACGAGCACGTTGTCCTCAAGGACGCCGATCTGGGTGCGCTCGCCGCTCTGGCGGACGACCATCACCCGCTCGACGGCCTCGCGGCGGGCCAGGAACTCCGCCTCGGTGATGATCGGCACCCGGCGACGGCCCTGCTCGCGGCCTTCCCGGCGGCGCTGCTTCTTGGCCTCCAGACGCGTCGACCCCTTGATCGACTGCACCTCGTCGGCGCTGGTGCTCTCGTCCTTCTTACGGGGCTCACGGACCTTGACGACCGTACGCTCCGGGTCATCGGCACCGCCGGCCTCTGCCTCGGCAGGCTCACCGGTCCGGCGACGCCGGCGACGGCGACGGCGGCTGCTGCTGGAACCGCCGGCCGACTCCTCGGCCTCGTCCTGCTCCTCGGCGGCCTGCTCCTCGGCCTCCTCGGCCTCCGCCTCCGGGGCCTCCCGCTCGTCGGCGGCCTCGTCGGCGCCGTCGGCGGACTCACCGCGACGACGGCGGCGGCCACCACGGCGGCGGCGGCGCGAGGGGCGGTCGGCGGACTCGTCCTCGCCGCGGCCGCCCTCTGCCTGCTCGGCCTCCGGCTCTGCTTCGGCTGCGGCTTCTTCGTCGGCCGCGGGCTCCTCGGCCGGGGCGGCGGCGACCTGCTCGGGCTCGGCCGGGGCGCCACGACGGCGACGGCGGCGCGCACCCGCGGCGGGCTGCTCCTCCACGGCCGGCTCGGCCGGGGTCTCCTCCTGCTGGGCCGCGGCAGCGGCGGCGGCCGCGGTCTCCGGCGTCTGGAACATCGGCTCGGTGAAGACCGGCGCCTGGAAGACGGCGGTCGGGGGGCGCTGCGCACGGCGGCGGCCGCGCTGCGGTGCCTCCGTCGCGGGCTCCTCCTCGGCACGGGGCGCCTCGGCGGCCGGCTCCGCGGCACGCTCGCCACGGCGGCGCGCCCGGCGGCGGGGCGCCTCGGCGGTCGCGTCCTCGGCGGCCGGTGCCTGCGCGGGCTCCGCTGCCGCGGGCTCCTCGGCCGTCTCGGCGGCCTGCGGCGCGTCCGAGGCGGCGGTGGTCTTACGGGTGGCGCGACGACGCGTCCGGGCGGGCTTGGCCTCCTCGACGGGGGCGGGCGCCGCCTCCTCGTCCTCGGCGGCCGGGGCGGCGGGGGCCACGTCCGCGGCGGCGGCCTCGTCGGCGGCGCTCGCCTGGGGGGCGCCGGCCGGAGCGGTGACCTTACGGGTGGCCCGGCGGCGGGTGCGGCGCGGTGCCGCCTCCTCCTGCGGCGCCTCGGCGGCCGTCTCGGCGGCGGCCTCGGCGGGGGCGGGCGCCTCGCCGGTCGCGGACGCCTCGGCGACCACCGGCTCCGGGGCGGCCTCGGTCTGCGGGGTACCGGCGGGGGCGGTCACCTTGCGGGTCGCCCGGCGGCGGGTGCGGCGCGGTGCCGCCTCCTCCTGGGGTGCCTCGGCAGGCGTCTCGACGGCGACGGCCGGGGCCTCGGCCGTCTCGGCCTCGTCGGCCTCTTCCTCAGCGGTCTCGGCCTCGGCGGCCGGCTGCGGGGCGCCGGCCGGGGAGGTGACCTTGCGGGTCGCCCGGCGGCGGGTACGGGCCGGCTTGGCCTCGTCGCCGGTGGTCACCGCGGCCGCGGTGCTCTCCTCGGCGAGGGCCGGGTCCGCCGCGGGCGCGGCGGTGGCCTCGGTGCTCATCACCGCGGCCTCGGCGGCGGCACCGGCCGCCGGCGGACCGGCCGGCCGGGATGCCGCGCGGCGCCGGCGGCGCGGCGGCAGCGTGTCGCTGGGTGAGTGGTTGTTGTTGTCGTCAGCACCGCGATCCTGGGAATGCGTGGATCCGGTGGGCTCAATGGGCTCGAGCATGCGGGCGGTTCTCCCGTCACGCTCCCGGGCGCCGCGCCTGATTCCGGCCGCGGTCCGCGTGATGAGCGCGGTCCCGCTGTCCGGGGCGTGGGCGCCGCACGGGAGCTGTCGTCTCGCTCGTCGGCCCCGGTAGGGCGGGACCGGCGAAAGTCTCCTGGTCAGTGCGTCTGCCGGACCGGGGTGGCTCCCTGGTTGATCGGCGACGCGACGACGGCAGTCCTACGCAGTACCTTCCCCGGCTGCCGGGGAGGCCCCACTTGTCGCCTTCGCGGCACTCAGCCCGGCGGCCGTGGATGGGGCGGCCGTGGCAGCGTCGCGGTCGGGCGCTAGCGGGTCAGTCACCGCGCCGGTCTCCTCATCGAGCAGCCCCTGCGCCAGCCTGGTCACCGCAGCGGGGACCGGCGGCGCCAGGTCGGCCGTAGCTCGGAGGCCGGACAGGACGTCGTCGGGTCGAACGGCAGGTGTCAGATGCCGAACAACCAGCCGCAGTATCGCACAGGCATTGCCGTCGGGCCTATCGCCCTCGCGACCGGCGGCCTCCAGACGCGCCACCGCGGCCCGTGCGTCAAAGGTCCGCATGCCGTTTTTCGTCCGGCGCTCGACCTGCACCTCTTCCGCGGCGAGGAACGCCTCGACGGCGTGCCCGGCGGTCTCCGGCGCGACCCCGTCGAGCCGGATCTCCCACACCGAGGCCTCCAGGCGGTCGGCCAGGCCACTGGTGCGGGACTCCACGGCGTCGATCACATCGAGCCCGTCCGGCAGCGACTCGTTGAGGAGTTCGCGCAGCTTGTCCGGATCGCGGCGCTCGGCGAGCTGGATCTCCAGATACTCGGCCTCGCTGCCCGTACCGGTCGGGGCGGCGTTGGCGTACGACACCTTGGGGTGCGGGGTGAAGCCCGCGGAATAGGCCATGGGGACCTCGGCGCGGCGCAGCGCCCGCTCGAAAGCGCGCTGGAAGTCGCGGTGGCTGGTGAACCGGAGGCGGCCGCGCTTGGTGTAGCGCAGTCGGATGCGCTGCACCGCCGGTGCGGGCGGCGGGCCTTCGGGCTGTCGCTTGCCCAGTGTCGTTCAGTCCTTCGTGAGTGCGGTCGTACTGCTACCAAGAGTACGTGTCCCGGGGGCTCCCGGTTCCCGGCGGGGCGGA is part of the Streptomyces platensis genome and harbors:
- the obgE gene encoding GTPase ObgE, producing MTTFVDRVELHVAAGNGGHGVASVMREKFKPLGGPDGGNGGRGGDVTLVVDQDVTTLLEYHHHPHRKATNGQPGAGDNRSGKNGQDLVLPVPDGTVVLDREGNVLADLVGQGTTFVAGQGGRGGLGNAALASARRKAPGFALLGEPGEARDIVLELKTVADVALVGYPSAGKSSLISVLSAAKPKIADYPFTTLVPNLGVVTAGSTVYTIADVPGLIPGASQGKGLGLEFLRHVERCEVLVHVLDTATLEADRDPVSDLDTIEEELKQYGGLDNRPRMVVLNKIDVPDGKDLADIIRPDLEERGYRVFEVSAVAHMGLKELSFALADVVSKARAAKPVQEATRIVIRPKAVDDAGFTVTEEGENFFRVRGEKPERWVRQTDFNNDEAVGYLADRLNRLGVEDQLRKAGAHAGDGIAIGPEDNAVVFDWEPMMAAGAEMLGRRGEDHRMEAPRPAAQRRKDRDVARDEADEEYDGFRPF
- the rpmA gene encoding 50S ribosomal protein L27, encoding MAHKKGASSTRNGRDSNAQRLGVKRFGGQAVLAGEILVRQRGTHFHPGTGVGRGGDDTLFALASGAVQFGTHRGRKVVNIVPVAE
- the rplU gene encoding 50S ribosomal protein L21; translation: MYAIVRTGGRQQKVAVGDVIEIDRISTSKVGDTVELSTLLVVDGDAVTSDPWVLAGVKVQGEVVDHHKGDKIRIQKYKNKTGYKKRIGHRQLHTALKITGIDAPAK
- a CDS encoding Rne/Rng family ribonuclease; its protein translation is MLEPIEPTGSTHSQDRGADDNNNHSPSDTLPPRRRRRAASRPAGPPAAGAAAEAAVMSTEATAAPAADPALAEESTAAAVTTGDEAKPARTRRRATRKVTSPAGAPQPAAEAETAEEEADEAETAEAPAVAVETPAEAPQEEAAPRRTRRRATRKVTAPAGTPQTEAAPEPVVAEASATGEAPAPAEAAAETAAEAPQEEAAPRRTRRRATRKVTAPAGAPQASAADEAAAADVAPAAPAAEDEEAAPAPVEEAKPARTRRRATRKTTAASDAPQAAETAEEPAAAEPAQAPAAEDATAEAPRRRARRRGERAAEPAAEAPRAEEEPATEAPQRGRRRAQRPPTAVFQAPVFTEPMFQTPETAAAAAAAAQQEETPAEPAVEEQPAAGARRRRRRGAPAEPEQVAAAPAEEPAADEEAAAEAEPEAEQAEGGRGEDESADRPSRRRRRGGRRRRRGESADGADEAADEREAPEAEAEEAEEQAAEEQDEAEESAGGSSSSRRRRRRRRRTGEPAEAEAGGADDPERTVVKVREPRKKDESTSADEVQSIKGSTRLEAKKQRRREGREQGRRRVPIITEAEFLARREAVERVMVVRQSGERTQIGVLEDNVLVEHFVNKEQATSYVGNVYLGKVQNVLPSMEAAFVDIGKGRNAVLYAGEVNFEALGMANGPRRIETALKSGQSVLVQVTKDPIGHKGARLTSQVSLPGRYLVYVPEGSMTGISRKLPDTERARLKQILKKIVPEDAGVIVRTAAEGASEEELARDVQRLQAQWEEIQKKAKSNSSSAPTLLYGEPDMTVRVVRDIFNEDFSKVIVSGDDAWETIHGYVAHVAPDLVDRLQKWTSDVDVFATYRIDEQLMKALDRKVWLPSGGSLVIDRTEAMIVVDVNTGKFTGQGGNLEETVTRNNLEAAEEIVRQLRLRDLGGIIVIDFIDMVLESNRDLVLRRLLECLGRDRTKHQVAEVTSLGLVQMTRKRVGQGLLESFSESCVHCNGRGVIVHMDQPTTAGGGGKRKKKGKAEKAEPHVHEAEVAPTPDGATPELEPVAVTEAELQPAVAEADEWFSSPAEAEAAASRGRGRRRASRKASAPAGAPKATEPAEIVVPAEPVAAPEPEPAPEPVAEALAAEAPVAEPAPARPRRRVTRKVAAPQVSDDSTATVVIAAPAAEPVTEPAPAEPAEPAEGAEAEPAAKKTAKKATTKKAAAKKTTAKKTTAKKTAAKKTTTAKKATAKKTTAKKTTTKKAAAKKTAAAEQPSVPSVSASAED
- a CDS encoding TIGR03936 family radical SAM-associated protein; amino-acid sequence: MQRIRLRYTKRGRLRFTSHRDFQRAFERALRRAEVPMAYSAGFTPHPKVSYANAAPTGTGSEAEYLEIQLAERRDPDKLRELLNESLPDGLDVIDAVESRTSGLADRLEASVWEIRLDGVAPETAGHAVEAFLAAEEVQVERRTKNGMRTFDARAAVARLEAAGREGDRPDGNACAILRLVVRHLTPAVRPDDVLSGLRATADLAPPVPAAVTRLAQGLLDEETGAVTDPLAPDRDAATAAPSTAAGLSAAKATSGASPAAGEGTA